The Campylobacter concisus genome has a window encoding:
- a CDS encoding multiheme c-type cytochrome, which produces MFKKSLMLLACLMSFGFAANMDANKSDALNLNVVKNIKVAHKMSDLSKSCVECHAKETPGIVADWKNSRHAHVGVSCMDCHSVNADNPMASVKVHPKDSNNHVSMLVSPKTCAKCHENEVEESVKSGHARGAMQMYANPAMVKLMYHYEGMDHPEYKMAPDATGCTQCHGTVIKLDADHKPTKETWPNYGIGNVYPDGGVGNCKSCHSAHTFSIAEARKPAACASCHLGPDHPDIEIFNNSMHGHIYNSEAHKWNFDAAPDTWDVPDFRAPTCAACHMSGVGETTTTHNVSRRLKWNLWGVSSKLRTAGDEQAAVVYEKTGKLTIGTPLAGHPNGPEAARAEMKLVCKVCHTSTHTDNFFIMGDKQVELYNVYSAEATKMLEELKAKNLLLEDAWSDEFQDVYYHMWHHEGRRMRQGALMGGPDYSHWHGVFEVKNDIRKLRKIYKERIESGKVQ; this is translated from the coding sequence ATGTTTAAAAAGTCGCTAATGTTATTAGCCTGTCTAATGTCTTTTGGCTTTGCCGCAAACATGGATGCAAATAAATCTGACGCTTTAAACCTTAATGTTGTAAAAAACATTAAAGTTGCTCACAAAATGTCAGACTTATCAAAAAGCTGTGTTGAGTGCCACGCTAAAGAGACACCCGGCATAGTTGCCGATTGGAAAAATAGTCGCCACGCTCACGTTGGCGTAAGTTGTATGGATTGCCACTCTGTAAATGCAGATAATCCTATGGCTTCAGTTAAGGTGCATCCAAAAGATTCTAACAACCATGTTTCAATGCTAGTTAGCCCAAAAACTTGTGCTAAGTGTCACGAAAATGAGGTTGAAGAATCTGTTAAGAGTGGTCACGCAAGAGGTGCTATGCAAATGTATGCTAACCCTGCGATGGTAAAACTAATGTATCACTATGAAGGTATGGATCATCCAGAATACAAAATGGCTCCAGACGCTACTGGTTGTACACAGTGCCACGGAACCGTCATCAAACTAGACGCTGATCACAAACCTACAAAAGAGACTTGGCCAAACTATGGTATAGGCAATGTTTATCCAGATGGTGGCGTAGGTAACTGTAAATCATGTCACAGCGCGCACACATTTAGCATAGCTGAGGCTAGAAAACCAGCTGCTTGTGCGTCTTGTCACCTTGGACCTGATCACCCAGATATTGAGATCTTTAACAACTCAATGCACGGACATATCTATAATAGCGAAGCTCACAAATGGAATTTTGATGCTGCTCCTGATACATGGGATGTACCAGACTTTAGAGCTCCAACTTGTGCAGCTTGCCACATGAGTGGTGTTGGTGAAACAACAACAACTCACAATGTTTCAAGAAGACTAAAATGGAACCTATGGGGCGTCAGCAGTAAGCTAAGAACAGCTGGTGATGAACAAGCTGCTGTTGTTTACGAAAAAACTGGCAAACTAACCATAGGAACGCCACTTGCAGGTCATCCAAATGGACCAGAAGCAGCAAGAGCTGAGATGAAGCTAGTTTGTAAAGTTTGCCATACATCAACTCATACAGATAACTTCTTCATTATGGGTGATAAGCAAGTAGAGCTTTATAACGTTTACAGTGCTGAAGCAACTAAGATGCTTGAAGAGTTGAAAGCTAAAAACCTACTACTAGAAGATGCTTGGTCAGATGAATTCCAAGATGTCTACTATCATATGTGGCACCATGAAGGTCGTCGTATGAGACAAGGCGCTCTAATGGGTGGTCCTGACTACTCACACTGGCATGGTGTATTCGAAGTTAAGAACGACATTAGAAAACTTCGCAAAATCTATAAAGAAAGAATTGAGTCTGGCAAAGTCCAGTAA
- a CDS encoding metallophosphoesterase: MGLFRIIIGAFIFSVLTNLYSYKRFIKKVSFFTPHLKKIRIFFYIISVLEFVFVLQLRFSFLNIELYLIAGTLIGFSLFLFGISLFYDVVRSICSKAHFNPTRRKFIKFCFDVTFVVFIVACFLKGIFNALTPPKIRQISIKIKNLQNDLKIAMITDVHIGEFLQKDFVAELVKEINLARPDLVVIVGDLVDMRAELIGDFLDPLKNLKSTYGTFYVPGNHEYYHGVDGILEKIRTLGIRILGNKNEKIAGINLAGVYDLAGIRFKNLEPNLDEALAGRDPNLPTILLSHQPKFIKTMQKDVDLVLCGHTHAGQIFPFSILVLLDQGFLHGLYKINDKMQAYVSSGAGFWGPPVRIFAPSEIAILNLSKD; encoded by the coding sequence TTGGGACTTTTTCGGATCATTATCGGGGCATTTATCTTTAGTGTTCTTACAAATTTATACTCATACAAACGTTTTATCAAAAAGGTATCGTTTTTTACACCGCATCTTAAAAAAATTCGTATATTTTTCTATATTATTAGTGTGCTTGAGTTTGTATTTGTTCTTCAGCTAAGATTTTCTTTTTTAAATATAGAGCTCTATCTGATAGCAGGAACGCTCATTGGTTTTTCACTATTTTTATTTGGCATTAGTTTGTTTTATGATGTTGTTAGATCCATTTGCTCAAAAGCTCATTTTAATCCCACAAGACGAAAATTTATTAAATTTTGCTTTGATGTGACATTTGTTGTTTTTATAGTTGCTTGCTTTTTGAAAGGAATTTTTAATGCACTTACTCCGCCAAAAATTAGACAAATTAGTATAAAAATAAAAAATTTACAAAATGATCTAAAAATAGCCATGATAACTGATGTGCACATTGGCGAGTTTTTGCAAAAGGATTTTGTGGCTGAGCTTGTGAAAGAGATAAATTTAGCTAGACCAGATCTGGTGGTGATAGTTGGCGACTTGGTTGATATGAGAGCTGAGCTTATAGGCGATTTTTTAGATCCATTAAAAAACCTTAAAAGCACCTATGGCACTTTTTATGTCCCTGGCAATCACGAATACTACCACGGAGTTGATGGGATACTAGAAAAAATTCGCACTCTTGGCATTAGGATACTTGGCAATAAAAATGAAAAAATAGCTGGTATAAATTTGGCAGGGGTTTATGATCTAGCTGGCATAAGGTTTAAAAATTTAGAGCCAAATTTAGACGAAGCACTAGCTGGACGCGACCCAAATTTGCCGACCATCCTACTATCTCATCAGCCAAAATTTATAAAAACTATGCAAAAAGATGTTGATCTAGTTCTTTGCGGACACACGCATGCTGGGCAAATTTTTCCTTTTAGTATCCTTGTTTTGCTGGATCAAGGTTTTTTACATGGGCTTTATAAGATTAATGATAAAATGCAAGCTTATGTTAGTAGCGGTGCAGGGTTTTGGGGGCCGCCGGTTAGGATATTTGCTCCAAGTGAGATCGCTATTTTAAATTTAAGCAAGGACTAA